A genomic stretch from Edaphobacter aggregans includes:
- a CDS encoding S1C family serine protease yields the protein MKLRPVLLVLLLLSGFYYATTHVWSTGSAVPWLHSTASSANSATSKTASLNGPLGAFELTEASAAPAFDSEEQQNIQVYKKALPSVVNITSTAVAFDFFYGPVPQQGQGSGFILDKQGLILTNNHVINNAQRVEVTLSDKHKYKATVMGVDKNHDLALLKINAPNLTPAVLADSQNLIVGQRVYAIGNPFGLSGTMTRGIISAIRSIHGPENNPIEDAIQTDAAVNPGNSGGPLLNSRGEVIGITTLIANNGADQSSGIGFAIPINTAKAVLDDFAKYGRVRRPSLDIVTIPIGPDIAEQLGLPADYGILIDRVMPGGAADKAGLKGGTQRAYQGNTPVMLGGDLIVGMDGQEITSPQDLSAVMNSHRAGDEVTVTIFRGRKKMDLKVQLGDAKDQQGVLGQRT from the coding sequence ATGAAACTGCGCCCCGTTCTGCTTGTTCTGCTCCTGCTCTCTGGCTTCTACTATGCGACGACACACGTCTGGTCGACTGGCTCGGCTGTGCCATGGCTGCACAGTACGGCCTCGAGTGCTAACTCCGCGACCTCGAAGACCGCGTCGCTGAACGGACCGCTGGGTGCGTTTGAACTGACAGAGGCTTCCGCGGCGCCCGCGTTCGACAGCGAGGAGCAACAGAACATTCAGGTCTACAAGAAGGCGCTCCCGTCCGTCGTGAACATTACGTCGACTGCGGTGGCGTTCGACTTCTTCTACGGACCTGTGCCGCAGCAGGGGCAGGGCTCAGGGTTCATCCTCGACAAGCAGGGTCTGATCCTGACGAACAACCATGTAATCAACAACGCACAACGGGTCGAAGTAACGCTGTCGGACAAGCACAAGTACAAGGCCACCGTGATGGGCGTGGACAAGAACCACGACCTTGCGCTGCTGAAGATCAACGCTCCAAACCTGACTCCGGCTGTGCTGGCAGACTCGCAGAACCTGATCGTGGGACAGCGTGTGTACGCTATCGGCAATCCGTTTGGCCTGTCGGGCACGATGACGCGCGGCATCATCTCGGCAATCCGCTCTATTCATGGGCCGGAGAACAATCCGATCGAGGACGCGATCCAAACCGATGCGGCGGTAAATCCGGGCAACTCCGGCGGACCGCTGCTGAACTCGCGCGGCGAGGTGATCGGCATCACGACGCTGATTGCAAATAATGGCGCGGACCAGTCTTCGGGCATCGGGTTTGCGATTCCGATCAACACAGCGAAGGCTGTTCTGGACGACTTCGCAAAGTATGGCCGCGTACGGCGGCCTTCGCTGGATATCGTGACGATACCGATTGGCCCGGACATCGCAGAACAACTTGGCCTTCCTGCGGACTACGGCATCCTGATCGATCGCGTGATGCCGGGTGGCGCGGCGGACAAGGCTGGCCTGAAAGGTGGCACGCAACGTGCCTACCAAGGGAACACTCCAGTGATGCTTGGCGGCGACCTGATTGTTGGAATGGACGGCCAGGAAATCACGAGTCCACAGGACTTATCGGCCGTGATGAACTCGCATCGCGCGGGCGACGAGGTGACGGTCACGATCTTCCGCGGCCGCAAAAAGATGGACCTTAAAGTGCAACTGGGCGATGCGAAGGACCAGCAAGGAGTGCTCGGACAGCGCACTTAG
- the coaE gene encoding dephospho-CoA kinase (Dephospho-CoA kinase (CoaE) performs the final step in coenzyme A biosynthesis.), with the protein MLRVGLTGGLGSGKSTAGRLFRAHGAHVLEADAIGRELMQPGHAVYAAIVDHFGSGVVSSSGELDRHALARIAFAEGRVEELNAIVHPAVIARQAELAEAIFAQDAGAVVMVESALIFETKHSIDEKGVGWRRRFDRVILVTAPDEVKIARSVARAASERTLTDRERAELEAEAQRRLDQQIPDEQKAALCDYVLTNGGPLTELEWQVDQLWPILKAAAA; encoded by the coding sequence ATGCTGCGCGTTGGGCTCACAGGCGGGCTGGGAAGCGGAAAGTCGACCGCAGGACGCCTGTTTCGGGCGCACGGAGCGCATGTGCTTGAGGCCGATGCGATTGGGCGCGAGTTGATGCAGCCGGGGCACGCTGTCTATGCCGCAATCGTGGATCACTTCGGCTCGGGAGTTGTCTCTTCGAGTGGAGAACTGGATCGTCACGCGTTGGCCAGGATTGCCTTTGCCGAGGGCCGCGTCGAGGAGTTGAACGCCATTGTGCATCCAGCAGTAATTGCACGGCAGGCAGAACTGGCCGAGGCGATCTTCGCGCAGGATGCAGGCGCGGTGGTGATGGTGGAGTCGGCGCTGATATTTGAAACAAAGCACAGCATCGATGAAAAGGGCGTGGGATGGCGGCGGCGTTTCGACCGGGTCATTTTGGTGACCGCTCCTGATGAGGTGAAGATTGCGCGGTCTGTCGCTCGCGCCGCTAGCGAGAGGACCCTGACAGACCGTGAGCGAGCTGAGCTGGAAGCTGAAGCCCAGCGGCGACTGGACCAGCAGATTCCGGATGAACAGAAGGCTGCGCTTTGCGACTATGTCCTGACCAACGGCGGTCCTTTGACAGAGCTGGAATGGCAGGTGGACCAGTTGTGGCCGATCCTAAAGGCAGCAGCCGCGTAG
- a CDS encoding DUF3224 domain-containing protein, with translation MSHATGPFDVKLTPQDDKLDPTLARLIIDKQFHGDLEATSKGTMLSAGTAVKGSAGYVAIELVTGTLHGRTGTFVLQHSATMNRGIPSLSITVVPDSGTGELTGLTGTMNIIIVEGKHSYDFSYTLPLTE, from the coding sequence ATGTCCCACGCGACAGGCCCGTTCGACGTCAAACTCACACCACAGGACGATAAGCTCGACCCAACGCTCGCCCGCCTGATCATCGACAAGCAGTTCCACGGCGATCTCGAAGCCACGAGCAAAGGCACGATGCTCTCCGCCGGAACCGCAGTGAAAGGCTCCGCCGGTTATGTTGCGATTGAGCTCGTCACCGGAACTCTCCATGGCCGCACCGGGACGTTCGTGCTCCAGCACAGCGCGACGATGAACCGCGGCATTCCCTCGCTGAGCATCACCGTTGTGCCCGACTCCGGTACTGGCGAGCTCACCGGCCTTACCGGCACCATGAACATCATCATCGTCGAGGGCAAACACTCCTACGACTTCAGCTACACGCTGCCGCTTACGGAGTAA
- a CDS encoding cupin domain-containing protein: MHETIRVGQMSVTFIKSRHETQDSLDFFEVTLPPLVSVIVPHIHRDYDETVIGMNGVTTWTVNGKQILVGPGDQLFIERGTPHFFCNLHDTTARYVCVQTPGIMGPEYYQEIAEHYHTDAPPDVAGISAVMNRYGVTPILHNKQLTIAKP; this comes from the coding sequence ATGCACGAGACCATTCGCGTCGGTCAAATGAGCGTCACCTTTATCAAGTCCCGCCACGAGACCCAGGACAGCCTGGACTTCTTCGAAGTGACCCTACCGCCGCTGGTCAGCGTCATCGTGCCCCACATTCACCGCGACTACGACGAGACCGTCATCGGGATGAACGGCGTCACCACTTGGACGGTCAACGGCAAGCAGATTCTTGTCGGCCCCGGCGACCAGCTCTTCATCGAACGCGGCACTCCGCACTTCTTCTGCAATCTCCATGACACGACAGCCAGATACGTGTGCGTCCAGACCCCGGGCATCATGGGGCCGGAGTATTACCAGGAGATCGCCGAGCACTACCACACCGACGCTCCACCCGATGTGGCTGGCATCAGCGCCGTGATGAACCGCTACGGCGTTACGCCCATCCTCCACAATAAACAACTGACAATCGCTAAACCCTGA